The Streptomyces sp. 135 sequence GAGGGGCAGGAGGACCCGGGCCTCGAGGTCTGCCTGACCGTCACCCACGTCGACGGCCTCGTCCTGGCCCGCTCCGCCTTCCACCACTCGATCAACTACCGCTCCGTGGTGGTCCACGGCATCGCCCACCAGGTCACGGACCCGGAGGAAAAGCGGGCCGCCCTGGACGCGCTCGTCGACCACGTCGTGCCGGGCCGCTCCTCCGATTCGCGCCCCGCCAACGCCAAGGAGCTCGCGGCGACCGCCGTGCTCCGCCTCGATCTGAACGAGGTGTCCGCGAAGGCCCGCACCGGCGGCCCGAACGACGAGCCCGAGGACCTGGACCTCCCCTACTGGTCGGGCGTCGTCCCGCTGCGCAAGGGCCACGACGCCCTGATCCCCTCCGCCGACCTCGCGCCCGGCATCGAAGTCCCCGACTACCTGGTGGAGCTGTAGTGCTGATCCACCCTTGGGACGCCCCCCGCACCGACACCGAGTGGCAACAGTGGCTCGCCGCCCACGACTTCGGCCAGCTCGCCGTGAACGGCCTGCCGGGAGAACCGCCGCATGTCCAGCCGATGCACTTCGCGTACGAGGCCGACCACGGCGAGCACGGCAGGGTGCTGACCCATCTGGCCCGCCCCAATCCGCTGTGGCAGGCCGTGGAGAGCGACCCCGAAGTGCTCCTGAGCGTGGTCGACGACTACGTGTTCGTGCCCGGCCCCTGGCAGGCCGCCCCGCAGGACCCCGCCGAGCACGGCGTGCCCACCAGCTTCTACGCCGCCGTCCAGCTGCGCTGCACCGCACGCGTGGTCGACGACCCCGCGGAGAAGGCCGACATCCTGAACCGCCAGGTCGGGCGCTTCCAGCCGGAGGGCGGCTCCGCACGGGCGGCGGCCGGGGAGGCGCCGTACGGCCGCATGCTCTCGGGCATCCGCGCGCTCTGCCTCGAAGTGACCGACGTACGGGCGAAGTTCAAGTACGCGACCCACAAGCCGGCGGAGGTGCGGGAGCGCATCGCCGCGGGGCTGGCCGAGCGGGGCGGGCCCGGCGACGCGGCCGCCCTGGCGCACCATCTGCGCCGCCGCGAGGCCTAGCCGGGGCCGGGGCGGGCCGCCTGCCGCCCCGAACCCCCGTGAGCGGCAGGCGGACCCGCGACGGCTACACCGGCGCCGCTTCCCTGCGCGCCGCCACCACGCTCCGCGTCTCGGCGACCGCGAGTCCCGTCACCGCGGCCAGCATCAGCACCGTGCCCGCGACCGTCGCCACCGTCAGCGCCTCACCGAGCAGGGCGACCGCGATGACGGCGGCGCTGACCGGCTCCAGGAGCGTGATGACGGAGACGGTCGCGGACCGCACGACGGCCGCCCCGGCGAAGTACAGCGTGTACGCGACCGCTGTCGGCACAGCCGCGATGTACAGCAGATAGACGCCCACGCGCGCGGGTTCGGCGGTGTGCGGCACCAGGCCCTCGGCCCCGGCGAGCGGCAGCAGGCAGAGCGCGACGACGGCGAACGACCAGACCGTGGTGTCGGACGAGTCGGCGCCGCCGTCCCGGCCCCACCGCCGCGTGACGAGCGTCATCGCCGCGTACGCGGCCGCGGAGACGAGCCCCCAGGCCACGCCCACCGGCCGGACGGTCGCGCCCCCGCCGCCGAGGACGAGCACCACGAGCCCGGCCAGGGCGCCCACGACGGCGACGGCCCCGCCGCGCCCGAGCCGCTCCCCGAGGGCGAGCCGTGCGCCGAGGGCGATGAGGACGGGCCCCGACCCCATGGTGAGGACCGTGCCCACGGCCAGGCCGGTGGTCTGGACGGCCGCGAAGTAGGCCGTCTGGAAGACCGTGAGGGCGACGCCGGTCACGACGATCCGGCGGATCCTGCGGCTCAGCGGCTCGGTGGTCGGCTCGTACGTGTTCGCGCGGCGCGGCCGCACCAGGCGCGCGGCGAGCAGCAGCACGAAGCCGCCCGCGCACCGCCAGAAGGAGAGGCTGACCGGCCCCATGTCGCTGTCCTGGAAGACGAGCGCGGCGGCCGCACCGGCCGTGCCCCAGGCGGTTCCGGCGACGATCAGATAGAAGAGGCCCCGCCCGACGGACAGGCCGAGGACGGCGTTCGACACGGTGGACGTGTGACAGATATTGGACGTGTTGGACACGTGAGTTCTCCGCAGCAGAGAAGGAATGTCTGGCTCCGTCTGCGGGCAGCACCGTTCCGCCCGGCCACTGGCCCGGGCGTGATCCGTGAATGCCCCGCGCTAGGCGGCGGGGGGCGGAAGAACGAGTGCTCGTGCGTACATGATCAGCACACTAGGTCGCGCTGCCGCTGCGCGACAACTCCGTTTCGGCATCCGGGACGCCGCCCTTCACGGAGGGCTCGACGGGCGCCGAGGACTGGGCGATGAACGCGCCCGCGAGGACGACCGCGCCGCCGACGATCTGCGGAGCCGAGAGGTGCTCGCCCAGGATCACCCAGGCCAGCGCGGTCGCGATGACGGCCTCCAGGCAGGCCACGACGCCGGCGACCTGCGGCGAGAGCCTGCGTACGGACAGCACCCCGGTGACGTAGGCGACGACGGTCGCCATGAGCACGATCCAGGCGAGCAGGGCCCAGGCGGGCACGGTCGAGCCGTCCAGGTCCGCGCCGCCCGCGAGCACCGGCCAGTCCATGCCCCACGGGCGGGCGACGACGGTCAGCACGGCGGTCCCGACGAGCAGGCCGTACGCGATGACGCCGAGGGGGTCAGGGGCGTCGGCGCCGGCGTCGCTGCCCTGGTCGGACAGGACGAAGTAGCCGACCTGGCAGCAGGCGGCACCGAGGGCGAGCAGGAGTCCGACGGCGTCGAAGCTCAGCCCCGACCACACCTCGACCACGCACGCGAGGCCGCCGACGGCGAGCACCACGCCGAGGGCGGCCGCACGCGTCACCGGCCGCCGCTGCACGAAGCGGACCCAGCCGAGGACCAGCGCGGGAGCGAGGTACTCGATCAGGAGCGCGACCCCGACGGGGATCCGGGAGAGCGCGGCGAAGTAGCAGGCCTGGACGCCCGCCACGGCGAGCAGACCGAATCCGGCGAGCAGCGCGGGCCTGCGCCGCGGCAGGTCACGGTGGCGCCAGGCCACGGGCAGCATCACCAAGGCGGCGCCCGCCACCCTCAGCCACACCACGTGCAGGGGGTCCAGGCCGGCTTCGATCAGCGGTTTCGCCGCGACACCGGAGCCGCCGAAGGCGACCGCCGATACGAGGGCGAGCCCGAGCCCCAGACCACGGCCACGGCCCGGGTCGCTCCGGCCTCCGCGGCTCTCCTGAACCCCGCGGCTCGCCCGACTGCCGTGACTCACCTGACTCGTCTGACTCCCCTGGGACGCTTGCACCGGCACATCATGGCAGGAGGTGTCATGAGCGTCATCCCGCCTGACCCCTGTCTCACTCAGCGGACGCCGGGGCCCACCAGAGGGACGCGTCGCAGGTCCGGCGGGTGCGGATCAGCGCCCTGAGCTGTGACCGCCCGCGAACCCGTGGCCCCCTGAGGCGTACTGACGGCACCCCGCCTCGACGCGCTGAAGCAGCGTCTCGACGTCGACTCCGGCGCGCCCCAGGACCTCGACCGCCCGGCACTCCGGGTCGGCGGTGAGCCCGGCGAGCAGGTCCATGCCGAGGGCGCGCGGGTCCTCGCGCGACTCGGCGCGCTCCAGCGCCACGTCCATCGCGGAGAGCGCGGCGGGCGACCAGCCCGCCTCCTGCACGGACCCCACCACGGGCACGGCGCCCGAGTCCTCGACGGTGCCCTGCCACTGAAGGCCGTACCCGATGCTGCGCTGCACGAGATAGCCGAGGAGGCGCACGACCTGCGCGCCGTTCTCGAACACGGCGCGCACTTCGGGGTCGGTCTCCAGCAGGGAGTGCAGCAGGTGCGCGGTGTCTATCTGCCGGTCCCCGTCACGCACGGCGCGGCGGCGCGCGCCGGCCACCACCGAGGCCAGCTCGGCGCTGAGTCGCGAGTCGAGTTCTGCTCGGGTCGGGCCGGGGTCGGCTCCCGGCGGGGTACGGCTTTGCACATCTCCCACCACATCAACCACCGCTGGCATATGCATCGGCGGTGGGGAGCATCTTCGCGTCCGACGGAAGTTGGGCACCCGGGCTCTGGTTGTCCTCCTTACGGATGAGATCCGACCACCCCGCCCCCGAGGGGCGCGCGCCGCCCGCCCGGCATCCGCAGGGCAACCCCGGCGCGGTGTCACACGTCTCATAAGCATGGACAGCAGGTGCTGGATGGTCGCCCTGCCGGCGGTCGACGGCAGGCAGTACGTGTACCGGGTGTACGCACCTGACGACGCGCTGCCCGCCGACCTGTTCTGGGACGCCTGGCACTGCCACGACGAGAGTCCGTTCCCGAGGGCGTCGGACCTCTTCGACGCGGCGGTGATCCGCCGGGTCGGCTAGTCCGGCGTATCACCCGGCGCCCTCGCGGACCGCGTGCCGATGACGACCGTGGCGTACAGCTCCTCGTCCTCGACCACCCGCGCCGTCAGGCCCGCCTGTTCGACGGCGGCGACGGCGGCGGGCACCTGCCCCTCGCTCGTCTCGAACAGCAGATGACCGCCGGGCGCCAGCCAACGCGGCGCCCCCGCGGTCACCCGGCGCAGCACGTCGAGCCCGTCGCTGCCGCCGTCGAGCGCCACCCGCGCCTCGTGGACGCGGGCCTCGGCGGGCAGCAGGCCGACTTCGCGGGTGGGTACGTAGGGGACGTTGGCGAGCAGGACGTCGACCCGCCCGCGGAGGGCGCCGGGCAGCGGGTCGTAGAGGTCGCCCTCGTACACCTCTCCCCCGGCGGCCCGGACGTTGCGCCGGGCGCAGCGGACCGCCGCCGGGTCGATGTCGGCGGCGTGCAGCTCGACCCGGTCGAGGCCGGCGGCGAGCGCGGCCCCGAGGGCGCCCGATCCGCAGCACAGGTCGACGACGACGGCTTCGCGCCCGGCGAGCGCGGCGGCCCGGGCGACGAGGAACTCGGTGCGGCGGCGCGGCACGAAGACCCCCGGGTCGACGGCGATCCGCAGACCGCGGAACTCGGCCCAGCCGACGACGTGTTCGAGCGGCAGTCCGCCCGCGCGGCGCTCCACCATGGCGGAGACCTCGGCGGGCGTACGGGCGGTGGAGAGGATCAGCTCCGCCTCGTCCTCGGCGAAGACGCACCCGGCGGCGCGCAACGCCGTGACGACGGCGGCGCGTCGCCCGGAAGAGAGCGCGTGCGAGGGCGAGGACGCGGGGGACGGGGGTGACAGTGAAAGCGAGGGTGACTGCGAGAGGGACGGCTGAGAAGCGGGGAAAGACGACACCGACATGCGAAGAAAACCTTCCGGGATCCCGATGGGGGCTCCCTCGGGTCACCTATGCCGGGTGAACCGCGTGGTCGCGAGGAGGAAGCACCCGACCTGCTACTGCGGTAATGGGTCTCACCTCCAAAGCGCGCCGCCTGCGGCCGTCGCAGGACAGGGGAACAGTACCTCACCTCACACCGTTGCTGCGGCTGTCGCAGCGCACCCGACGAGCCCGACAAGCCCGACGAGAAGGGGTGGCCGCGGCACCTTCACGGAGAACATGAAACTGATGGGCTTCCCCGCCGAAGTCACAAGGACCGGCGCCGCCGTCTCCCTGATGGCGGGCAAGCTGAAGGACTCGGCGACGGCGGCGCTGAACGAGTCGCTGCGGAAATTGGCCGCCCTGATGCTCTGAAGCCCCCGCACACACGGATGAGGCGCCCCACACACACGGTGCGGAGCGCCTCATCCGTGAGAGGGGCCGGCGGCCCCTGTCACCTCAGTCCTCATCGGCGAGGATCAGGTACAGCTTCTTGCGGGCGTCGTTGATGACGGAGACCGCCTTCTCGCGCTGCTCCTTGCTGCCGGTCTTCCAGACCTGGCCGAACGCCTCCATCAGACCGAAGCCGGCCTGCCGGATCTCGTTCAGCGTGTCCCAGTCGACCCCGCGCCCGGCCTCTTCCCAGGGAGCCTCGGGCCCCTCCTCGGCGGCCTCGCGACCGGCGTCGGTGAGCGAGAAGAGCTTCTTGCCGCCCTCGCTCGCGCTGCTGATCAGCCCCTCGTCCTCCAGGAGCTGGAGGGTCGGGTAGACCGAACCGGGGCTGGGCTTCCACGCCCCGCCGCTGCGCCCGGCGATCTCCTGGATCATCTCGTAGCCATGCATGGGGCGGTCCTTCAGCAGCGCCAGGATTGAGGCGCGCACGTCGCCGCGGCGCGCCTGGCCCGCGGGCCGCCCCGCCCGCCGCGACCACCCCAGGGACCACTGGGGCCACCGGGCCCGCCGGGCCCCCCGAAGCCGGGGCCGAACGGCCCGAACGCCCCGCGCCGCCCTTGCTCGTGCCCATGCCCGAAACCCGGGCCAAAACCGTGGGAACGCATACAGATCACTCCTCGTGTCACATCGGCGATCAATCACGTATCGCTCGCGATGCTTCGACGATATATCGGAAGCGATCGGCTGACAACCCCCTCACGCTCGACCGCCCACGCCGGGCGCACAGGACGCCACCGCAGCCTGCGTCTGCGGTCGGCCTCGGTGACGGGACCCCGGGGGCACGGCCGACGGGGGGCGTGAATGCAGGGCACGACCAAGGCCACCGCCCCAGTCCACTCACCCGCAATTGGCCTTACCGACCCCGCCCAATGCCCCGCTACCGTCAGCGCCATGCCGACTTCACACCGCATCCGCATCGTCGACGCCTTCACCGACCGCCCCTTCGCCGGCAACCCGGCGGGCGTCCTGCTCCTCGACGCCTTCCCCGACGACACCTGGCTCCAGCACGTGGCCAGGGAGGTCAACCACGCCGAGACCGCGTTCGCCCACCGCCTTCCCGAGGGCGGCGAAGCGGACTGGGCGCTGCGCTGGTTCACG is a genomic window containing:
- a CDS encoding pyridoxamine 5'-phosphate oxidase family protein, producing the protein MQTTPTTTDTASPESAAYVPTDRTVPTRSRERASYDRETVHAILDEAYVCHLGFVRDGSPVVLPTLYGRVGERLYVHGSTGSRPLRMAGASGEGQEDPGLEVCLTVTHVDGLVLARSAFHHSINYRSVVVHGIAHQVTDPEEKRAALDALVDHVVPGRSSDSRPANAKELAATAVLRLDLNEVSAKARTGGPNDEPEDLDLPYWSGVVPLRKGHDALIPSADLAPGIEVPDYLVEL
- a CDS encoding FMN-binding negative transcriptional regulator — protein: MLIHPWDAPRTDTEWQQWLAAHDFGQLAVNGLPGEPPHVQPMHFAYEADHGEHGRVLTHLARPNPLWQAVESDPEVLLSVVDDYVFVPGPWQAAPQDPAEHGVPTSFYAAVQLRCTARVVDDPAEKADILNRQVGRFQPEGGSARAAAGEAPYGRMLSGIRALCLEVTDVRAKFKYATHKPAEVRERIAAGLAERGGPGDAAALAHHLRRREA
- a CDS encoding DMT family transporter, with the translated sequence MSNAVLGLSVGRGLFYLIVAGTAWGTAGAAAALVFQDSDMGPVSLSFWRCAGGFVLLLAARLVRPRRANTYEPTTEPLSRRIRRIVVTGVALTVFQTAYFAAVQTTGLAVGTVLTMGSGPVLIALGARLALGERLGRGGAVAVVGALAGLVVLVLGGGGATVRPVGVAWGLVSAAAYAAMTLVTRRWGRDGGADSSDTTVWSFAVVALCLLPLAGAEGLVPHTAEPARVGVYLLYIAAVPTAVAYTLYFAGAAVVRSATVSVITLLEPVSAAVIAVALLGEALTVATVAGTVLMLAAVTGLAVAETRSVVAARREAAPV
- a CDS encoding EamA family transporter is translated as MGLGLALVSAVAFGGSGVAAKPLIEAGLDPLHVVWLRVAGAALVMLPVAWRHRDLPRRRPALLAGFGLLAVAGVQACYFAALSRIPVGVALLIEYLAPALVLGWVRFVQRRPVTRAAALGVVLAVGGLACVVEVWSGLSFDAVGLLLALGAACCQVGYFVLSDQGSDAGADAPDPLGVIAYGLLVGTAVLTVVARPWGMDWPVLAGGADLDGSTVPAWALLAWIVLMATVVAYVTGVLSVRRLSPQVAGVVACLEAVIATALAWVILGEHLSAPQIVGGAVVLAGAFIAQSSAPVEPSVKGGVPDAETELSRSGSAT
- a CDS encoding Clp protease N-terminal domain-containing protein; protein product: MQSRTPPGADPGPTRAELDSRLSAELASVVAGARRRAVRDGDRQIDTAHLLHSLLETDPEVRAVFENGAQVVRLLGYLVQRSIGYGLQWQGTVEDSGAVPVVGSVQEAGWSPAALSAMDVALERAESREDPRALGMDLLAGLTADPECRAVEVLGRAGVDVETLLQRVEAGCRQYASGGHGFAGGHSSGR
- a CDS encoding putative protein N(5)-glutamine methyltransferase; translated protein: MSVSSFPASQPSLSQSPSLSLSPPSPASSPSHALSSGRRAAVVTALRAAGCVFAEDEAELILSTARTPAEVSAMVERRAGGLPLEHVVGWAEFRGLRIAVDPGVFVPRRRTEFLVARAAALAGREAVVVDLCCGSGALGAALAAGLDRVELHAADIDPAAVRCARRNVRAAGGEVYEGDLYDPLPGALRGRVDVLLANVPYVPTREVGLLPAEARVHEARVALDGGSDGLDVLRRVTAGAPRWLAPGGHLLFETSEGQVPAAVAAVEQAGLTARVVEDEELYATVVIGTRSARAPGDTPD